One Euwallacea fornicatus isolate EFF26 chromosome 22, ASM4011564v1, whole genome shotgun sequence genomic region harbors:
- the LOC136346328 gene encoding antitrypsin-like — MQLMQICLIFTALLVLSHCNGTEPFSAFATGNWQFTARLYNEILKDELDKNFIFSSFSIQVILALTAAGAKNDTLLEFLSALNLPTQETTEEAQILLKQKSDDFQLSSANKLFVNNGFQILDSFKKRAIENYDADIENIDFAKRVEAAQKINRWVEERTNNKISNIVNPNNIDDSIRLLLVNALHFKGTWENKFLYVNKGTFYITKTNTKEVDMMHKEESFRYYESPTLKAKFLELPYHGNNIAMTIVLPDEIEGLAALEKDIYPLLKPQNLEYEHVFVTLPSFLVESNYDLTLILHRLGLKKVFSDSADLSGISSEPLTVSQVIQKAFINVTKSGTEAAAATIVYFKSEYLPPPAEFSFIVNRWFMYAIKTDNVVSLAGRIDTF; from the exons ATGCAGCTGATGCAAATATGCCTAATTTTTACCGCTTTATTGGTGTTGAGTCACTGCAACGGAACGGAGCCGTTCAGTGCGTTTGCCACTGGAAATTGGCAATTTACGGCACGATTGTATAAC GAAATTCTCAAGGATGAGCTCgacaaaaacttcatattcAGCTCTTTTTCAATCCAAGTAATCTTGGCTTTGACTGCGGCTGGTGCCAAGAATGACACTCTTTTAGAGTTCCTTTCCGCCCTCAATTTACCCACACAAGAAACGACTGAAGAAGCCC aaattttgttaaaacaaaaatccgACGACTTCCAGTTATCCTCAGCCAATAAATTGTTCGTGAATAACGGTTTTCAAATTCTGGACAGTTTCAAAAAGCGAGCAATCGAAAATTATGACGCCGATATCGAAAATATTGACTTCGCTAAG AGGGTTGAAGCAGCTCAAAAAATTAACCGATGGGTGGAAGAGCGCACCAACAACAAAATCAGTAACATAGTCAATCCTAATAATATCGATGATTCTATCAGATTGTTACTGGTTAACGCTTTACATTTCAAGG gcACTTGGGAGAACAAGTTTCTCTATGTCAACAAGGGGACTTTCTATATAACCAAAACAAACACTAAAGAAGTTGATATGATGCATAAAGAAGAGTCATTTAGGTACTACGAATCTCCAACGCTTAAAGCCAAATTCTTGGAGCTGCCATACCATGGAAACAATATTGCAATGACCATCGTCCTCCCCGACGAAATCGAGGGGCTTGCAGCCCTAGAAAAAGACATATATCCCCTTCTTAAACCCCAAAACTTGGAGTATGAACATGTGTTTGTAACTCTGCCTTCTTTTCTTGTTGAGAGCAACTATGACTTGACTCTTATCTTACACAGG TTGGGGTTGAAAAAGGTGTTCAGCGATAGTGCGGACCTTAGTGGGATTTCTAGCGAACCTTTGACGGTGTCTCAAGTGATCCAGAAGGCCTTTATCAATGTAACCAAGTCTGGAACTGAAGCTGCAGCTGCAACTATCg tctaTTTCAAATCGGAATATCTGCCACCTCCAGCTGAGTTTAGCTTCATAGTCAATCGTTGGTTCATGTATGCCATTAAGACGGATAATGTCGTTTCATTAGCTGGACGAATTGATACATTTTAA
- the LOC136346173 gene encoding antitrypsin-like, whose product LKQKSDDFQLSSANKLFVNNGFQILDSFKKRAIENYDADIENIDFAKRVEAAQKINRWVEERTNNKISNIVNPNNIDDSIRLLLVNALHFKGTWENKFLYVNKGTFYITKTNTKEVDMMHKEESFRYYESPTLKAKFLELPYHGNNIAMTIVLPDEIEGLAALEKDIYPLLKPQNLEYEHVFVTLPSFLVESNYDLTLILHRLGLKKVFSDSADLSGISSEPLTVSQVIQKAFINVTKSGTEAAAATIVYFKSEYLPPPAEFSFIVNRWFMYAIKTDNVVSLAGRIDTF is encoded by the exons ttaaaacaaaaatccgACGACTTCCAGTTATCCTCAGCCAATAAATTGTTCGTGAATAACGGTTTTCAAATTCTGGACAGTTTCAAAAAGCGAGCAATCGAAAATTATGACGCCGATATCGAAAATATTGACTTCGCTAAG AGGGTTGAAGCAGCTCAAAAAATTAACCGATGGGTGGAAGAGCGCACCAACAACAAAATCAGTAACATAGTCAATCCTAATAATATCGATGATTCTATCAGATTGTTACTGGTTAACGCTTTACATTTCAAGG gcACTTGGGAGAACAAGTTTCTCTATGTCAACAAGGGGACTTTCTATATAACCAAAACAAACACTAAAGAAGTTGATATGATGCATAAAGAAGAGTCATTTAGGTACTACGAATCTCCAACGCTTAAAGCCAAATTCTTGGAGCTGCCATACCATGGAAACAATATTGCAATGACCATCGTCCTCCCCGACGAAATCGAGGGGCTTGCAGCCCTAGAAAAAGACATATATCCCCTTCTTAAACCCCAAAACTTGGAGTATGAACATGTGTTTGTAACTCTGCCTTCTTTTCTTGTTGAGAGCAACTATGACTTGACTCTTATCTTACACAGG TTGGGGTTGAAAAAGGTGTTCAGCGATAGTGCGGACCTTAGTGGGATTTCTAGCGAACCTTTGACGGTGTCTCAAGTGATCCAGAAGGCCTTTATCAATGTAACCAAGTCTGGAACTGAAGCTGCAGCTGCAACTATCg tctaTTTCAAATCGGAATATCTGCCACCTCCAGCTGAGTTTAGCTTCATAGTCAATCGTTGGTTCATGTATGCCATTAAGACGGATAATGTCGTTTCATTAGCTGGACGAATTGATACATTTTAA